From the genome of Pseudodesulfovibrio alkaliphilus:
GTATGCGTCCAAACAGCCCCACCTTTTCAGGCAAGCCTTCCTCGGGTAACCATCAGGAGTCTCGGTGAGAATCTGGCTTAGGCCGAATCGTTCTTTGACATGCCTTGCGGCAGCAGGGCCTTGAGGTCGTTCTCGTTGCAGGCGTAGGGCAGCCGCTCGAAGACGTGCAGGAGATATTCGAAGGGGTTGAGGCCGCAAGCCTTGGTGGTCTCGATGAGGGAATAGATGGCCGCGCTGGTCTTGGCTCCTCGGGGAGAGCCGGAGAACAGCCAGTTCTTCCGGCCCACGGCAAAGGGGCGGATGGCGTTCTCGGCCGCATTGTTGTCCGGCTGCAGGCGGCCGTCCTCGAGGTAGACCATGACCCTTTCCCACTGGCCCAGAGCGTAGGAGATGGCCCGGCCCAGAAGACTCTTGGGCGGTGTGGTCTTCACGCGGGCGTCGAGCAGCGCCTTGATCTTGTCCATGATCGGTCGGACACGCTCCTGGCGCATGGCATGCACGGCCTGGGTCAAGCTTTTGCTCCCGCGCCTGCTTCTCCAGCTTGTAGAGCTTGCCGATGAGGTCCAGCACCGTCTGGGCCGTGCCGGATTTCTTCTT
Proteins encoded in this window:
- a CDS encoding IS66 family transposase, whose amino-acid sequence is MTQAVHAMRQERVRPIMDKIKALLDARVKTTPPKSLLGRAISYALGQWERVMVYLEDGRLQPDNNAAENAIRPFAVGRKNWLFSGSPRGAKTSAAIYSLIETTKACGLNPFEYLLHVFERLPYACNENDLKALLPQGMSKNDSA